The following coding sequences lie in one Halorarum halophilum genomic window:
- the leuC gene encoding 3-isopropylmalate dehydratase large subunit has protein sequence MSEGTLYDKVWDRHKVTTLPTGQDQLFVGLHLIHEVTSPQAFGMLREREMEVAYPKLTYATVDHIVPTADQSRPYGDDAAERMMSELEENVRDAGIEFADPSTGDQGIVHVVGPEQGLTQPGKTIVCGDSHTSTHGAFGALAFGIGTSQIRDVLATGCVAMEKSDVRRIEVTGELGDGVEAKDVILQIIRKLGTDGGVGYVYEYGGDAVESLGMEGRMSICNMSIEGGARAGYVNPDETTFEWLGDTEAFRDDPDEFERLKPYWESVASDGDAEYDDVVTIDGDALEPMVTWGTTPGQGVGISEPIPAPEDLPADKQDTARRAQDHMRVEPGETMQGYQVDVAFLGSCTNARLPDLRRGAQVVRGREVHEDVRALVVPGSQHVQRAAEEEGLADTFREAGFEWRNAGCSMCLGMNEDQLEGDEASASSSNRNFVGRQGSKDGRTVLMSPVMVAAAAVRGEVTDVRDLETLEEAEA, from the coding sequence ATGAGCGAGGGAACGCTGTACGACAAGGTGTGGGACCGGCACAAGGTGACCACGCTCCCGACCGGCCAGGACCAGCTGTTCGTCGGGCTCCACCTCATCCACGAGGTGACGAGCCCGCAGGCGTTCGGCATGCTCCGCGAGCGCGAGATGGAGGTCGCGTACCCGAAACTGACGTACGCGACCGTCGACCACATCGTCCCGACCGCAGACCAGTCGCGCCCCTACGGCGACGACGCGGCCGAGCGGATGATGAGCGAACTCGAGGAGAACGTCCGCGACGCGGGCATCGAGTTCGCCGACCCGTCGACGGGCGACCAGGGCATCGTCCACGTCGTCGGTCCGGAACAGGGGCTCACCCAGCCGGGCAAGACCATCGTCTGTGGCGACTCGCACACCTCGACGCACGGCGCGTTCGGCGCGCTGGCGTTCGGGATCGGCACCTCGCAGATCCGCGACGTGCTCGCGACCGGTTGCGTCGCCATGGAGAAGAGTGACGTGCGCCGGATCGAGGTGACCGGCGAACTCGGCGACGGCGTCGAGGCGAAGGACGTCATCCTCCAGATCATCCGGAAGCTCGGCACCGACGGCGGCGTCGGCTACGTGTACGAGTACGGCGGCGACGCAGTCGAGTCGTTGGGCATGGAGGGCCGGATGTCCATCTGCAACATGTCCATCGAGGGCGGCGCCCGCGCGGGCTACGTCAACCCCGACGAGACCACCTTCGAGTGGCTGGGCGACACCGAGGCGTTCCGCGACGACCCGGACGAGTTCGAGCGGCTGAAGCCGTACTGGGAGTCCGTCGCTTCCGACGGGGACGCCGAGTACGACGACGTCGTCACCATCGACGGCGACGCGCTCGAACCGATGGTGACCTGGGGGACGACCCCCGGCCAGGGCGTCGGCATCTCGGAGCCGATCCCGGCCCCCGAGGACCTCCCCGCCGACAAGCAGGACACAGCACGCCGGGCGCAGGACCACATGCGCGTGGAACCCGGCGAGACGATGCAGGGGTACCAGGTGGACGTGGCCTTCCTCGGCTCGTGTACGAACGCGCGCCTGCCGGACCTCCGGCGGGGGGCGCAGGTCGTCCGCGGCCGGGAGGTCCACGAGGACGTCCGCGCGCTGGTCGTCCCCGGCAGCCAGCACGTCCAGCGGGCCGCCGAGGAGGAAGGGCTCGCCGACACGTTCCGCGAGGCCGGCTTCGAGTGGCGCAACGCGGGCTGCTCGATGTGTCTCGGCATGAACGAGGACCAGCTCGAGGGCGACGAGGCCTCTGCGTCATCCTCGAACCGGAACTTCGTCGGCCGGCAGGGCTCGAAGGACGGCAGGACCGTCCTGATGAGTCCCGTGATGGTCGCGGCCGCGGCCGTCCGCGGCGAGGTGACCGACGTCCGCGACCTCGAGACCCTCGAGGAGGCGGAAGCGTGA
- the ilvC gene encoding ketol-acid reductoisomerase, with amino-acid sequence MTDDDTFESAVYYDDDANRSYIDDKTVAVLGYGSQGHAHAQNLDDSGVDVIVGLRESSSSRAAAEADGLRVATPVEAAAEADIVSMLVPDTVQPDVFEAIRDELEEGQTLQFAHGFNIHYNQIRPPEGVDVTMIAPKSPGHLVRRNYEADQGTPGLLAVYQDETGRAKEEALAYAQAIGCTRAGVIETTFREETETDLFGEQAVLCGGVTALVKQAYETLVDAGYSREMAYFECLNELKLIVDLMYEGGLGDMWDSVSDTAEYGGLTRGDDVVNDEVRARMETVLDDVQNGTFAREWIAENQAGRPSYTQLRAAEKSHDIEAVGEDLRSLFAWGGETEGSETEEDEEGRVGMRG; translated from the coding sequence ATGACTGACGACGACACCTTCGAATCCGCAGTGTACTACGACGACGACGCGAATCGCAGCTACATCGACGACAAGACCGTGGCCGTGCTCGGCTACGGCAGCCAGGGCCACGCCCACGCCCAGAACCTCGACGACAGCGGGGTCGACGTGATCGTCGGCCTCCGCGAGAGTTCCTCCTCGCGCGCCGCCGCCGAGGCCGACGGCCTCCGCGTCGCGACGCCCGTCGAGGCGGCCGCCGAGGCCGACATCGTCTCGATGCTCGTGCCCGACACGGTCCAGCCGGACGTGTTCGAGGCCATCCGCGACGAACTCGAGGAGGGACAGACGCTCCAGTTCGCGCACGGCTTCAACATCCACTACAACCAGATCAGGCCGCCCGAGGGCGTCGACGTGACGATGATCGCCCCCAAGTCGCCGGGCCACCTCGTCCGCCGGAACTACGAGGCGGACCAGGGGACGCCCGGCCTGCTCGCGGTGTATCAGGACGAGACTGGCCGCGCGAAGGAGGAGGCGCTCGCGTACGCCCAGGCCATCGGCTGCACCCGCGCCGGGGTCATCGAGACCACGTTCCGCGAGGAGACCGAGACGGACCTGTTCGGCGAGCAGGCGGTGCTGTGCGGCGGCGTCACCGCGCTGGTGAAGCAGGCGTACGAGACGCTCGTGGACGCGGGGTACAGCCGCGAGATGGCCTACTTCGAGTGCCTGAACGAGCTGAAGCTCATCGTGGACCTGATGTACGAGGGAGGGCTCGGCGACATGTGGGACTCGGTGTCCGACACGGCCGAGTACGGCGGGCTCACCCGCGGCGACGACGTGGTGAACGACGAGGTCCGCGCGCGGATGGAGACCGTGCTCGACGACGTCCAGAACGGGACGTTCGCCCGCGAGTGGATCGCCGAGAACCAGGCCGGCCGCCCGTCCTACACGCAGCTCCGTGCCGCGGAGAAGAGCCACGACATCGAGGCGGTCGGCGAGGACCTCCGGAGCCTCTTCGCGTGGGGCGGCGAGACCGAGGGGAGCGAGACGGAGGAGGACGAGGAGGGCCGCGTGGGGATGCGGGGATGA
- the ilvN gene encoding acetolactate synthase small subunit, which produces MAGPRPDERPQPTARRNAQGIRIDPDAEAEPAQRTAVISALVDHEPGVLSRVSGLFSRRQFNIESLTVGPTTVEGHARITLVIHETEPGIDQAKKQLGKLKPVIALGELGDNAVRSELVLLKVRGDEPDKVHAITEMYEGRTLDAGPRTITVEITGHERKIDDAVDAFRQFGIIEISRTGQTALERGDSPTTPGEEPGHSAATDDATPNYDD; this is translated from the coding sequence ATGGCCGGGCCGCGGCCGGACGAACGGCCGCAGCCGACCGCGCGGCGGAACGCCCAGGGCATCCGGATCGACCCCGACGCCGAGGCCGAGCCTGCCCAGCGGACGGCCGTCATCTCGGCGCTCGTCGATCACGAGCCGGGCGTGCTCTCGCGCGTCTCCGGGCTGTTCTCCCGGCGCCAGTTCAACATCGAGAGCCTCACGGTCGGGCCGACGACCGTCGAGGGACACGCGAGGATCACCCTGGTCATCCACGAGACTGAGCCCGGCATCGACCAGGCGAAGAAGCAGCTGGGAAAACTGAAGCCCGTCATCGCCCTCGGCGAGCTCGGCGATAACGCGGTGCGTTCGGAGCTGGTGCTCCTGAAGGTCCGCGGCGACGAGCCGGACAAGGTCCACGCCATCACCGAGATGTACGAGGGCCGGACGCTCGACGCCGGGCCGCGTACCATCACCGTGGAGATCACGGGCCACGAGCGGAAGATCGACGACGCGGTCGACGCGTTCCGGCAGTTCGGCATCATCGAGATCTCCCGGACCGGCCAGACCGCGCTCGAACGCGGCGACTCCCCGACGACGCCCGGCGAGGAGCCGGGGCACTCGGCGGCAACGGACGACGCGACACCAAACTACGATGACTGA
- the ilvB gene encoding biosynthetic-type acetolactate synthase large subunit: MSESANPAADAAEDEEASADATTVAPANGAAAVVAALESADVETAFGVQGGAIMPVYDALYSSSIEHVTMAHEQGAAHAADAYGVVTGTPGVCLATSGPGATNLVTGIADASMDSDAMLALTGQVPSHMVGSDAFQETDTTGVTAPITKHNYFASDSKTVGDVVGEAFALAEVGRPGPTLVDLPKDVSFGETDRAPKLPEAPARSKPDPEADAEEVEAAASVIERAEKPLCLFGGGVVKGDATDEARAFAREHGIPVVTTMPGIGSFPEDDDLCLSWAGMHGTGYANMAISHTDCLIAVGTRFDDRLTGGVDTFAPGADVVHVDIDPAEISKNVHADYPVVGDAGTVLEQLEVAMERSPDAKEWCEQCTAWREEYPMDYAVDADEPVKPQFVVEAFDAATGDDAIVTTGVGQHQMWAAQYWTFTEPRTFVSSHGLGTMGYGLPGAIGARLAADDDREIVCFDGDGSFLMTIQELSVAVRENLDITVVVLNNEYIGMVRQWQDAFFEGRHMASEYDWMPEFDKLAEAFGARGFRIDSYDEVADVVGEALAYDGPSVVDAHIDPRENVYPMVSSGGANGEFALTEDQL; this comes from the coding sequence ATGAGCGAATCCGCCAACCCCGCGGCCGACGCGGCCGAGGACGAGGAGGCGAGCGCGGACGCGACTACCGTCGCGCCGGCGAACGGTGCCGCCGCCGTCGTCGCCGCCCTCGAATCGGCCGACGTCGAGACCGCATTCGGCGTCCAGGGGGGCGCCATCATGCCCGTCTACGACGCGCTGTACAGTTCGAGCATCGAGCACGTGACCATGGCCCACGAGCAGGGCGCCGCCCACGCCGCCGATGCGTACGGCGTGGTGACCGGCACGCCCGGCGTCTGTCTCGCCACCTCGGGCCCGGGCGCGACGAACCTCGTCACCGGCATCGCCGACGCGTCGATGGACTCGGACGCGATGCTCGCGCTGACCGGTCAGGTTCCGAGCCACATGGTCGGCTCCGACGCGTTCCAGGAGACCGACACGACCGGCGTCACGGCGCCCATCACGAAGCACAACTACTTCGCGAGCGACTCGAAGACCGTCGGCGACGTCGTCGGCGAGGCGTTCGCGCTCGCCGAGGTCGGCCGACCGGGCCCGACGCTCGTCGACCTCCCGAAGGACGTCTCCTTCGGCGAGACCGACCGCGCGCCGAAGCTGCCCGAGGCGCCGGCACGCTCGAAGCCCGACCCCGAGGCCGACGCCGAGGAGGTCGAGGCGGCCGCGAGCGTCATCGAGCGCGCGGAGAAACCGCTCTGCCTGTTCGGCGGCGGCGTCGTCAAGGGCGACGCGACCGACGAGGCCAGGGCGTTCGCGCGCGAACATGGCATCCCCGTCGTGACGACGATGCCGGGCATCGGCTCGTTCCCGGAGGACGACGACCTCTGTCTCTCCTGGGCGGGCATGCACGGCACCGGCTACGCGAACATGGCCATCAGCCACACCGACTGCCTGATCGCGGTCGGGACGCGCTTCGACGACCGCCTGACCGGCGGCGTCGACACGTTCGCGCCCGGCGCCGACGTCGTCCACGTGGACATCGACCCGGCGGAGATCTCGAAGAACGTCCACGCCGACTACCCGGTTGTCGGCGACGCGGGCACCGTGCTCGAACAGCTCGAGGTCGCCATGGAGCGCTCGCCCGACGCCAAGGAGTGGTGCGAGCAGTGCACCGCGTGGCGCGAGGAGTACCCGATGGACTACGCGGTCGACGCGGACGAACCCGTCAAGCCGCAGTTCGTCGTCGAGGCGTTCGACGCCGCGACCGGCGACGACGCCATCGTCACGACCGGCGTCGGACAACACCAGATGTGGGCGGCCCAGTACTGGACGTTCACCGAGCCGCGCACGTTCGTCTCCTCGCACGGCCTCGGGACGATGGGGTACGGCCTCCCGGGCGCCATCGGCGCGCGGCTGGCCGCCGACGACGACCGCGAGATCGTCTGCTTCGACGGCGACGGCTCGTTCCTGATGACGATCCAGGAGCTCTCCGTGGCCGTGCGCGAGAACCTCGACATCACCGTCGTCGTGCTCAACAACGAGTACATCGGGATGGTCCGCCAGTGGCAGGACGCCTTCTTCGAGGGGCGCCACATGGCCTCGGAGTACGACTGGATGCCCGAGTTCGACAAGCTGGCCGAGGCGTTCGGCGCGCGCGGGTTCCGGATCGACTCGTACGACGAGGTCGCCGACGTGGTGGGCGAGGCGCTCGCCTACGACGGCCCATCCGTCGTCGACGCCCACATCGACCCCCGCGAGAACGTCTACCCGATGGTGTCGAGCGGCGGCGCCAACGGCGAGTTCGCGCTCACGGAGGACCAACTATGA
- a CDS encoding LeuA family protein, which translates to MIRTRRYPVRRNEFFQGTLSATDEFETVRIFDTTLRDGEQSPRTSFDYEQKREIAAVLSEMGVHVVEAGFPVNSDAEFEAVSDIAAATDATTCGLARVVDADIEAALDSGVDMVHTFVSTSDVQIEDSMHATREEVVERAVESVQRVRDAGVDVMFSPMDATRTDESFLVEVIEAVDEVGVDWINVPDTCGVATPRRFGDLIEVVREHTDGRVDVHTHDDFGLAAANALAGVEAGAAQMQVSVNGIGERAGNAALEEVVMGAESLYGADTGIDTTRITELSRIVEAASDMPVPANKPVVGRNAFSHESGIHAAGVIENSDTFEPGVMTPEMVGAEREFVMGKHTGTHSVRQRLREDGFDPTDSEVRAVTRRVKDYGADERVTMDDVRRFAEREGVDRPDDERERGATV; encoded by the coding sequence ATAATCAGGACTCGTCGGTACCCAGTCCGGCGGAACGAGTTCTTCCAGGGCACGCTGAGTGCAACTGACGAGTTCGAGACGGTCAGGATTTTCGACACGACGCTCCGTGACGGCGAGCAGTCGCCACGCACGTCGTTCGACTACGAACAGAAACGCGAGATAGCCGCGGTGCTGTCGGAGATGGGGGTCCACGTCGTCGAGGCGGGGTTCCCGGTCAACTCCGACGCCGAGTTCGAGGCGGTCTCGGACATCGCCGCGGCCACCGACGCGACGACCTGCGGGCTCGCCCGCGTGGTCGATGCCGACATCGAGGCGGCGCTCGACTCGGGGGTCGACATGGTCCACACGTTCGTCTCCACGAGCGACGTGCAGATCGAGGACTCGATGCACGCCACGCGAGAGGAGGTCGTGGAGCGTGCGGTCGAGTCGGTCCAGCGCGTCCGCGACGCCGGCGTCGACGTGATGTTCTCGCCGATGGACGCCACGCGCACGGACGAGTCGTTCCTCGTCGAGGTCATCGAGGCCGTCGACGAGGTCGGCGTCGACTGGATCAACGTCCCCGACACGTGCGGGGTCGCCACGCCCCGGCGCTTCGGCGACCTCATCGAGGTCGTCCGCGAGCACACCGACGGCCGCGTCGACGTGCATACGCACGACGACTTCGGGCTGGCCGCCGCGAACGCGCTGGCCGGCGTCGAGGCCGGCGCGGCCCAGATGCAGGTGTCCGTGAACGGCATCGGCGAACGCGCCGGCAACGCCGCGCTCGAGGAGGTCGTGATGGGCGCCGAGTCGCTGTACGGCGCCGACACCGGCATCGATACGACGCGCATCACCGAGCTGTCCCGCATCGTCGAGGCGGCGAGCGACATGCCGGTGCCCGCGAACAAGCCGGTCGTCGGCCGCAACGCCTTCTCCCACGAGTCCGGCATCCACGCCGCCGGTGTCATCGAGAACAGCGACACGTTCGAGCCCGGCGTGATGACCCCGGAGATGGTCGGCGCGGAGCGGGAGTTCGTGATGGGCAAGCACACGGGCACCCACTCCGTCCGCCAGCGACTGCGCGAGGACGGGTTCGACCCGACCGACTCGGAGGTCCGCGCGGTCACCCGTCGGGTGAAGGACTACGGCGCGGACGAGCGCGTCACGATGGACGACGTCCGGCGCTTCGCCGAACGAGAGGGCGTCGATCGTCCGGACGACGAGCGGGAGCGGGGGGCGACGGTCTGA
- a CDS encoding DUF5779 family protein — protein MTEFGLDLQEAEEQLDEEVAGEVVLGVLDGTTDPTVWIRNVEYGNVLVLAVAGDLNELAGGFAREVSDMGGELSHFRGFLIVSPPNVAINTDRLRS, from the coding sequence ATGACCGAGTTCGGCCTCGACCTCCAGGAAGCCGAGGAGCAACTGGACGAGGAGGTCGCGGGCGAGGTCGTCCTCGGGGTGCTCGACGGCACCACCGACCCGACGGTGTGGATCCGGAACGTGGAGTACGGGAACGTCCTCGTGCTCGCAGTGGCCGGGGACCTCAACGAACTCGCCGGCGGGTTCGCCCGCGAGGTGTCCGACATGGGCGGGGAGCTCTCCCACTTCCGGGGGTTCCTCATCGTCTCCCCGCCGAACGTCGCCATCAACACCGACCGGCTGCGGAGTTGA
- a CDS encoding VOC family protein has product MRRTPALAHLALEVHDLDRAADFYADRLSLVPTRRGDTELAFDVGGTELVCRRPTSVPRGGLHVHFAFETPRTEYDSWRAQFPDAEEVAFGSFRSLYPFDDDSHCPEIAGLADGGRGLVGVFEVVLEVANVDAAERSYRALGFEPVDRGTKRRRVRLRGPTVDDGSDADASGGDPETDGTGMGSDSDAPRPFDLELWEPQLGLAGARGGAHVDFGVRVADPAAAAERAFGDLPSVRLLEHDDGSVELYDPDGHHLVLLPA; this is encoded by the coding sequence GTGAGACGGACCCCCGCGCTCGCGCACCTCGCGCTGGAGGTACACGACCTGGACCGGGCCGCCGACTTCTACGCGGACAGGCTCAGTCTCGTCCCGACGCGACGCGGCGACACGGAACTCGCGTTCGACGTCGGCGGGACCGAACTGGTCTGCCGGCGACCCACCTCGGTCCCGCGCGGCGGTCTGCACGTCCACTTCGCCTTCGAGACGCCCCGGACGGAGTACGACTCCTGGCGGGCGCAGTTCCCCGACGCCGAGGAGGTCGCCTTCGGGTCGTTCCGCTCGCTGTACCCGTTCGACGACGACAGTCACTGTCCAGAGATCGCCGGGTTGGCCGACGGCGGACGGGGTCTCGTCGGGGTGTTCGAGGTGGTCCTGGAGGTGGCGAACGTCGACGCGGCGGAGCGGTCCTACCGAGCGCTCGGCTTCGAGCCGGTCGACCGGGGCACGAAACGCAGGCGGGTGCGGCTGCGCGGGCCGACCGTGGACGACGGGTCGGACGCGGACGCGAGCGGCGGTGACCCGGAGACGGACGGAACCGGAATGGGGAGCGACAGCGACGCCCCTCGTCCGTTCGACCTGGAGCTCTGGGAGCCGCAACTCGGGCTCGCGGGCGCACGCGGGGGCGCCCACGTCGACTTCGGCGTCAGGGTCGCCGACCCGGCGGCGGCCGCCGAACGCGCGTTCGGGGACCTGCCCTCGGTCCGGTTGCTGGAGCACGACGACGGTAGCGTCGAACTCTACGACCCCGACGGGCACCATCTGGTCCTGCTGCCGGCGTAG
- a CDS encoding MPN domain-containing protein encodes MVLLTRDLLTVLLERAATAEPEGVNVLLDMTPAGELQGDTGGLDPSVPVLTHFYFPEAGGSVRAVFGMDLGTPAGRARFISHPDGDPTLRETDDLAAVVLVTVPPFGESDVSAYDRRGTGLDLRIVDAAPPEERIEEP; translated from the coding sequence GTGGTACTCCTCACGCGCGACCTGCTGACCGTGTTGCTCGAGCGGGCCGCGACGGCGGAGCCCGAGGGTGTGAACGTCCTGCTCGATATGACTCCGGCGGGCGAACTCCAGGGCGACACCGGCGGCCTCGACCCGTCAGTGCCCGTGCTCACGCACTTCTACTTCCCCGAGGCGGGTGGCTCCGTCAGGGCCGTGTTCGGCATGGACCTCGGGACGCCCGCCGGACGGGCACGGTTCATCTCCCACCCCGACGGCGATCCGACGCTCAGGGAGACGGACGACCTCGCGGCCGTGGTGCTTGTGACGGTCCCCCCGTTCGGCGAGAGCGACGTCTCGGCGTACGACCGGCGCGGGACGGGGCTCGACCTCCGGATCGTCGACGCCGCGCCGCCGGAGGAACGGATCGAGGAGCCCTGA
- a CDS encoding ribbon-helix-helix domain-containing protein, producing MTEYTTVSIPKDLAERVEETIEGTSFSSTSDLVRFLLRSIVIQHQKQGALTEAEFDEITDQLRDLGYLE from the coding sequence GTGACCGAGTACACCACCGTCTCCATCCCGAAGGACCTCGCCGAACGTGTGGAGGAGACGATCGAGGGGACGAGTTTCTCCTCGACCAGCGACCTCGTGCGCTTCCTCCTCCGGAGCATCGTCATCCAGCATCAGAAACAGGGCGCGCTGACGGAGGCGGAGTTCGACGAGATCACCGACCAGCTGCGCGACCTCGGCTACCTGGAGTAG